The sequence ACCATCTGCATACATATGCAtccttacctttcaaaaaaaaaacaaaaaacaaaaaacataggCATCCTTACCTATTCCATCCTGACAGAAGCACGCTCAAGACCATGTTCCTGGCATTAACATTTTGTTGCAACTCTAcgttaagggtgcatttggttgcagcaaatatcatgatatttcatgattcgTCAGTCCAATTTAGTGCTACAAACGGAAAATTCTAGCCATTGCCACACCAGCATCCAATTAATCAACATTGTCGACTACCTTTTGCAGCGTTTGGAGTTCACAAAATCCGATGGAGATGGGTCAATGAACAAATTCACCATAGTGGGTGGCGAGGTAAATAAAACCtgaagcaaaaaaataaataaataaataaattccaaacCTTGGATTCAGCTACTCGAAGGAAGAACCATCGCAATTTGCATTCCAACTCCATATCACATGGATCTTAGCATGACCCCTCAATAGCTGTGCACGAAAAAATGGATGCGGATTGGGGACTACACCCGCCCGACCCTAGCTAGGAACAAATAGGGCTccgaggggccaccatgatgtatgggttttatctaggggtgtacattgagtccaaccgagtcaagttggcctcagctcgactcggctcggccactagttgacccgagctcaaactcggctcagctcggtcttcaagcttgactggccaactcggctcggttcggttagtagctcgggccagttcgagccaagtttgctTGTGCAGCATTTTCGCAAACACAGActataccttcaaaatctcattatatgtaaaacaacagcagtggttttacaggtattttatcaaacactttctaagcaacttaaaaacaagaaaaaaatagtatttgtttcatatacatacctttcttgccaccagccacacttcgttgagtcatttcatcaagcacttggtgagcaacatcaatatcaaagtaaccgagtcactaaactagttcgattcgagttgggtttgatccaagtcaagtcgagatggggccagctcgaacgcattttcaagctcaaaaactcagctcgaacttagcttcgaattGGAAATAGTCAGAATTTCTTGTTAGTTACGACttagctagctcggtttgtgtacacccctagttttatccactgtccatccatcttgccatatcattttagggtgcaagcccaaaaataaggcagatccaagggtcAAGTAGACCACCCCACAGGAAGAAGCAGTGATAAAGAGaaccgccgttgaaaccttcccagtgcccactgtgatggttaattgccatctaacctgttcataaggtcacatagacctggacgaagggaaaacataaatatcagcttaatccaaaacttctatggccccccaaaagttttcaatagtaggtgtttaatccccaatgtgtgatccacttgagccttggaaccgtccatttttgggcttgtaccctaatatgacatggcaaaatggatggatggtgtagataaaattcatacatcacggtggcctcaaAGCCCTGTCCATTCCTATGgtaggggtagtacctaatcggcGTCCCAAAAAAAACATGATAGTTGAGATAATCCTAGTAGTCCAAACAGCTGCCTCTCAACAGATGGACAGATGGTGCAAAAGGTGAGCAATGGCAAAGTAACAGTCCACATTTAAGGTGTGAGCAACTCAACAATCTGCAATAAACATGCCGAAATTCCATGATCAACTGATCAATGGCTTTGGCAAGTGCCTGACTACTGCATGGAGGACATTTGACCAATGTGGCTTATGAGGCTCCTTGCCAGTAGACACATTTACCACAGCTATCTTGAAACAGGCCTTGAATATTCAGATGAAAAGCCAATTCAAAATATTTACTATGCATGGGTCAACAACATGTGGAGAGATCACAGTCATATAAACAGCCTTGCACCTCTGAGCTTGGCCCAGGCTTGATCCAAAGATATAGAATCTGGGCAGGCTCTTTATATGGGACCTAAATTCAGCCCTGGGTGGATGcacaaacctaaaaatcaaggcCGAACATGGGACATGGCAGGCCAGGCCTGGGAGCAAGGTGGACCACCTGGGCTGCTGCCTGTGGCCATCCTCATTTAAGAGGCGTGGAGGTTTAAAATGGCCTCGGTGGGAAAGAAGTTACATATTCATTTCTGTTTTCAAAGAGATGTCCAGAGAAATGGTTGGCCATGAATCCTATGAACTCGAGTTCTTTAAAACCAGTAGAATTCGAATTGccttaaaattttcaagggaTGAGCGCAAACTGCTGTCTGACCTGTCGTGTCATATGTATTCGTCCTGTTTGAGTTCATTTATTCTTTCGAGAATCTCCACTATAATCATCAATCAGTTTGCTTACATCCTTCCAGAACAGACCTTCCACCAGAATCCCATCACGAGTGAACCTGCAAACCAAAGAAACATTCAAATTCTACCAATTGGATTTATGAGTGCCAATGATTTAGACTCTCTTGCATAAATTCGTCCATACTCATGGATCGTGATCAAATTGTTCGACTcattctaagtcaaattcttgtatAAAATGGGATAACAATCCGTGCAACATAAAAGAGGCATTAAACAATGCTCTTTGAGAAAATCTATGGCATGCTTAGGTTCTGTTTGTACAAGTGACCAATGAACTCATGATTCAAATCCATGGGGCAGCTCGTGATTGATAGCCCATATACAGATTATCTCCCATATAGGGAAATCCCATATTGGTGGTCCATATGCCAAATATGGGGAAATCCTATAACTTTTAGTGGTATTGATAGTCCATATACTGAGTATCTCCCATACGGGAAAATCCCATATTGTTGGTCCATATGCCAAATATGGGGCAATCCTATAACCTTTTGTGGTATTGATGGCCCATATACTGAGTATCTCCCATACGGGGAAATCCCACATCGGTTGGCCATACGCCCAAATATTGGGAAATCCTATAACCTTTAGTGGTTGCCAGTAGGCACAGTAAAAAAGTAGAAAGAAATGGTCCACATACAAAAATACAACAGAACAATGGCGGAAGATTCAATGGTCATGACCAATCTGGGAGAATTTTTGGTGCACATGGAATTCACAATACAACCCataatatcaacagtttggaatcATTGGACTGTGATCACCACtggtacaatttatttattttttcttttctgatgTGCATCCCCActagtacaaactgaaaacccaagcttACAATAGATACACCTCATGCGTAGTACAATAGCTCCATGCCAAAACGAGGATTCTGGCATTCCATCCCTGGAAGGAGAAATttgaaaatatatcaaatgaactTACCACTTGGTAACACTCTTTGTGAAATGGAATGCTTTATTGGAAGAAACAGATTTTGGATCTGCGCTGGCAACAGACAGTGTATACAAGTCAGAGAATCTTGGCAGCTTGGAAGATACTACCAGTCCAGTGCTGTTGAATGATCCCTGCACACAACAATTGCAACtgaaaattcaaatctcaaaaagaagaagaagaagaagaagaagagggagggagggagagcatCAGCAACATAGTTTCATGGAGAATCCAAGACACCTAGAACCTCCAAAATTTCATCAAATGGTTCCACCTTAGGATCCTACATATCTAGGTAATGGATCAGGCTAGAGCATTTAACTGGATTTGCATTAGTTTTAGAAGAACTGatcatctataggcaacaatacCACAACTTGGGGCACTGTACCATCTTTCCTGCCATATACCATTTGTTTAGAAAGTCAGTACCATGAAAACATtatgtcccaccatgaagattgccCTTTACAAAAATAAAGGCTGATCCACTCACTGGGTAGGCCACAACTCTATGTTGAGTTATAccattggttgtccattgattccaacagtgtggcccacctgagcgaccgggcctgatttttgtgccaggtgatctcatggtggggtttaccattttcatggtactgatgtcctCCACTAGAGGCATGTTGGCGGAAACATGGTACAGTACTACAAGTGGTACCTTGATCTCAGTGTTTTAGTGCCTTTCAAGTCCTCTTGGGTGTTGAGCTCTTGCCATcccttttttttaacacacacacgcACCTCTCATTGGCATTCAAtccatgatctcagtgttgaaatagagtctgcctaccactgagccatggagccaGACCCAGCTCTCGCCATCTATTTGTTGGTACCAATTATTCTCTTCTTTTTGGAATCTTATTAGGGATCGATTATCAAAACCACCCAAAATGCTCACAAGGTAACTCCATGGTTGCCAATTTTTAAGGCGGTTTTCTGGAGTAGCTCTATGGGAGTTCCCATTTGCTTCACACATGCAAGGGAGCTTTATCATGGTGCCTCCTGGGGCTACCATGTTGGAGACAGTTATACAACTGTTCCTATGAGTTTGAGTCATCTGCGGCTTCCCCTTGACATGGGGGATTCCAGTAGAAGAGAATCCCCTTGAGTGGTATTGGCATCGTGTTACATATTCACATACCTGTGTTTGCTCATAAACAGCTATTGTGTTTGCTCATAAACAGCTATAGGAATGCCACATCTGGAGATACTTATGCATTCACATACATGCATGCCTCTATTATATAGTTCATGGAATGAGGCATTATCAATGCATGGGCAAATTGTAGAGGGAGGACCTTAGGGCCATCATTCAGTTgtccaaattgttgatatgatgggtcaaactctggatggcccatgcaccaaaaatcctcGAAACTGGAGGCAGTATAGTTGAAGGCGCCAGGAGCACCTGCCCCTATGGTGCCTGAAATTTTCTAGTGGCTTAGGCACATGCCTAGAGATTCCAGGtgcattttttaattttatatataaacaTTGATATTTAATCATTTATGGATATAAATTAAtcttttttaaataattaaaagtCAACGCCATGAATTCCTCTTAAACTGGAACCCCACGTTCCCAATTTCCCCCAATTTCCCAAAATTTAAATCctaatttctccaaaccctaaccaTAAATTTCCCACTTTCCCCAAATACCCAGATTCGCCGGTCTAAAACTACAATTtgccaaaatccctaatttttcgAAACCCTATAATCCAATATTCAAAATCCCTAAATAACCTATGTTTTCCAATTCTCCTGAAATACCCAATTCAGCTTAATCTCTTGTACAACAATGATGAAAGCTCATCCTGCTTTCAAGGAGTCCAACGCGATGACCTTAACATAAAAGGAGACAAGTTGTTGGAAAAGGGCTTAACAGCCATTTCTTTTCTGTTCACACCCTTATTGGGTAGTAAAAAAAACCATACCTATGAGGTGCCCATAAGGGTATCTCacataaatttatatttaaaaaaaaaaaaataataataataaggctcAGGTAGTCGCCTCGGCCAGAGTCTAGGCAGGGTGCAATAGGGCCAAAATGCCTAGGCATGCAACTAGAATGCATTGACTACACTCCCAAGAGGGTCTAACctatagaatatttggccttttcttGGGTCCAATGAGAACTATTgcttttgttctttctttctttcttaactgATCCATTATCAAATTGAGCAATTAAAGAAAAATCTATTACTTCACAATCTACCTTCCATTAAGAATCAACGCACTCCAAACAATGAAACACGAAAGGATATCAATGCAATGGATTTCTTCCAAATCACAAAACTTGAAACAATCAATATACCTCCCTTTTGAAAAGTCATTACCAAGTTTATATTAATACAAGTTATTGAGTTGTTAGGACTAGTTTCAAGTGTCTTTGTGTTAGCTGGAGCACGGTTCATTTCAGCACATGGTACAGGAACAAGCAAGCAGTGCACTACTTCCTCCAATGGTTGTACAAtaggggtaggatcatgtggGTTGCTCTAGCACATAACTCGGTATATAGCATAGTTTTATACAAGAATCAATACTGCAATTTATACATGAAATAAGGAATATTATTATTACAAGGCCCACATGCATAATATTATATGTGCATTCTATTTCATAAATCAACGTATAAATCTCTTCACTGTGAACATAGATCGACATCACAAGGTATTCTAGTCTAGATTATAGAACCATACTTGTGATTAGTCAAAATAGTAATTTGGATTGCAAATTACCTGACGTAGGGATAAATGTGATGAggccgatcaccgtcttcctcaaggggataactactttgaatccatgtagcttctttgaactcctcacagggataccttgaatccacgagggaaaataagaaaatagaaataaattctagaaattcgACAATTGATTGATTcataataaaaacaaatttacaatcctttaaatagtgttaccaaacctaggaagaaatttcataatcaaactccaactcaaactccctaaagcacgtaattaccaaaaatagtaaaattctaactctaataaaaatcctaattctagtcaaactcttctaaagcctaatttctaaaaataaaaatttcaaataaacttttgatagaagagtcctagcatgattacaagttgtttctaaaaaagaagaaaatctaaaactctaaaaataagaaaatattaaaaaaaaaatcggaattactaaaaatagtaatttttccttAAATTTTCGTTTTTGAATTGAAAGCGCGCATTTTCTGGGGAAATGGACAGACATGACTCACTTTGTGGGTTGATGTACCttggatggcccgtttcagtaaagattgataggttgtgtgccccgtaacgatacctggatcaaaagttatggccaatttatggttcaccttcttttggtccaaccatgctaggaatgtctttgtgccacgtcctacatcatgACCCATAATCCAGATAGCAAGATTCATAACTGAAAAGATTGAAAGATCAATGATTTCGGTAAAATTGTTCCCATTGGGTTATTGGTTGGTTAATATGATAAGGAATCTAGTTTGTTTTGTTGTTGTTAGAGGCAAGTAGGTAATACTTTATACAGTTGCTCTTGGCATTGCAGTTATCTTAACAAATCTTGAGAAGCTTTGTTGTCCATCAGAACTAGGAAAACAAGATTCTGCAGAGTTGGGTTGACTTGGACATCCAATGTGTAGATTAGCCAAAAtttgtgaatctcttgaattaattTTTCCCTGATCTGAACACTACAACCATCTTCTTGATTGATGCCAATCACCCACCTAGCCTTGCTTTTTGTAAATTTCTACACCACCACCATCAGTTTGTCTACAAAATTCAGTCATCCAATTTCCCAAGTCGACATGATTTTTCTGTCGAAAACTTAAAGACTTTTCAGCATGCCTCACCAATCCAATAGCATTAACTAGAGCATGAACTATGGAAGCTTTCACACCTGGAAGCTTTGAACCTGCGTTAGAAATCTTACCGCTATGATAACAATCAAAGTGTTTAAAATAAGTGGATTTCATTAGTTTATATATAATAGCTGAATACTGTATAAGTTGCATCAAACAAAGTCCTACTCTATCAATCTCACAATTGAATTAGAAGATAACGGTGGAGTCACACAATGCTCAGCAAAACATGCtgccatctggtgggccccaccatggatgggtgaTGGACCAAACCCCCATCAAACAATTACGTCCATCTCATTAATGGTAATTGCCTATTGCAGATTGCCCCTTGGGCTTCTCTTATGTTCCttttatccatccatttgcaAGTCAATTATTGAATAGCTCAAATTATCCAATAGACGTAGGTACCTTTGCAGCGTCAAGCATCTATGataaggcccaccagatgaacggtctacCCATGTGAAAATGCTACTATAATTCAAACCCAAATTGCATATTTCCCcattgtttaaaaataaaaaataaaagaacagaGACAGAAGGAAAAAATTTGACGTATTCCTAAAAtccgaaaaaagaagaagaagaagaactcactGGAAGAGGATAAGTGAAAAGGATCGCATTCTTCTCCTTTTTGTAGATGATCAACTGCAACAATCCGTTGAAGACGACATACTTGCCAAAAAGGAGTCAAAGATctcgaaaggaaaaaaaaaaaaatccattttccaATAGATAGATTACACTGCAAAAACACTGAAAAGAAGATGATTTCTTCTCCGAGAGATGTACAAGAATTAGGTTTTGAAGGATATAATCTGATGCATCCGATGAGGAAATCTTTGTTTTCCGGGAACTTCTTACATTAGAACTGCGCGACGAGAGCAATGGCGATGATGTTGCTCAGACGCACGTCTTCGGTGTATCCTCAGCCAGTGATGATTTGCAAGAAGAGAAGAGTTAAAACCTCATGTAAAGTCTCTGAAAACCCAAGaaatgcaagagagagagagatcgagagagagagcgAAGGGGGAGGTCTAGGGTTTTGGAACCTCGGAGACAGATTCGTCGAGAAGGTGTTTGATGGAATGAGGATTCATCAAATTAGcttttttagggttaggtttgggAGATGAGCTGCTGTCGTtgctcaccatctctctctctcttcttccttctttctagCTTTTCCTATTTCCACTGTTCGAAGACAGAATACTCGCACGCAAGCAATGCTCGGAGGAAGGAGCGCGGTAGGGCTGGGAAGCAAATTATGTACTAAGGcctcgtttgttaaatctgaagtctaaagcctgaatctaaaatctaaacctgaatctgaaatctgaagcctaaatctgaaatctgaagtaaaaaaacttgtttggtaactatggctgaagtctgaaaattaagtactgaattgacaatctaccattgaaaaaatttgtggtgccacggaagttttagatcaatcttatatttgtattttcacttcatctatgtctttgtgatattatgaacatgttggatgaaaaataaacatcaggtgggctatagaaaggtttcaacagtgaaaatcatcatgCCCATggtttttgtggtatggtccacttgagctttagatatacctcaattttgggttcaaccactaaaataatctcaaaacactgatggacggagtagataagacaaatacattcacggtgggcccaactgaattaaATCATTATTTCCCCCATTTCatctggtgtgatccacctgaggtTTACATATGCTTCAAATTTAAGTTCAACCCTTGCTCTTGCTAGGGTGGTGGACTCTCGGGAgcttcaacacccagtcaagggttcgagtatccatgggtggtgaaagcTCACCGCGGCGTGAGTCTGAGGGgggcgtgtgtttaaaaaaaaagaaaaagctcaACCCCtaatatgagctgaaaaaatggatgaatggtatggataaattACAGACATCCATCAGTAGGCCcagcagagtttactcggtatgataAAAGATTTGATTTGGCCGGTGACCTCAATAGGAGCCAATTAGTTGGCGTTAAAGctatgcggcccaccatgatgtatgtgttttttccaTGATGgccctccattttttttaatattcattttaatgcatgagcccaaaatatgaggcagatctaaatcttcatgtggaccacaccataagaaatagttgggccggccaccgttgaaaccttctcagggtcCATCATaaaatttatttgccattcaacttgttcatGAGGTAAGACaagacctggatgatgggaaaatacaaacgttaacttgatccaaaacactTGTGGCCTTAAGGAGCTTTTTAAC comes from Magnolia sinica isolate HGM2019 unplaced genomic scaffold, MsV1 ctg348, whole genome shotgun sequence and encodes:
- the LOC131236264 gene encoding signal peptidase complex subunit 2-like, which gives rise to MALPDDLEVFGKYVVFNGLLQLIIYKKEKNAILFTYPLPGSFNSTGLVVSSKLPRFSDLYTLSVASADPKSVSSNKAFHFTKSVTKWFTRDGILVEGLFWKDVSKLIDDYSGDSRKNK